Genomic window (Desulforapulum autotrophicum HRM2):
GCCTACGACCACTGGGCTGCCTTTATCCTCCTCTGTTGGATTGGTGCCAACATGATTCGGGAATCCTTTGATACCAGCTCCGACACTCCGCAAAAAGACCCCACCCGGGGAGCAAGGCTCATTCTTCTTTCCCTTGCCACGAGCATGGACGCCCTTGCCGTTGGGTTCAGCCTTGCAGCGTTAAAGGTCTCCATTATTCTGCCCGTGGTCGTCATCGGCGTGGTGGCCCTGGTGTTCACCTGGATCGGACTGTTGCTGGGCAACCGCATGCTTTCGTCCAGAAAAGTCGGTAAGCAGGCAGAACTCATGGGCGGGGGCATCTTAATCCTCATTGGTGTTAAGATCCTCCACGAACACAATGTATTTTAGTGTTTGAACAAAAACTCACCCATCTGCGGCGTTGCTGCAAAATTCTGAAACCTCATGTACAGCAGTATACTCCGGTTTCAGAATTTTTTGCGCCTTGCAGATGGGCAACTTTGTGAGCATAGCTCCTCTTCGAGCCATCCAAACACGAGTTTTCGATCAGGCACTAGTTTAATCACCGGGAAGACACAATGGTGCCCGGTTGCCAGTTGCGGATCAAAGACACAAGGGTACGAACCCCAATCCCGGACGGCCCATCCTTGGGGATGTAGGTTTTTTCAGTGAAATCCCAGGCCGTGCCGGCAATATCCATGTGTACCCAGGGCGTGTCACCCACAAAATTTTCAAGATAGGCGGCGGCCGTGATTGCACCAGCTGATTTCCCGCCAATGTTCTTGATATCCGCCACCTTGGATTCAATCTGCTTTGCATAGGCCTTGCCAAGGGGTAGGCGCCACAGGGGTTCCCCTGCCTTTTCACCGGCGTCTTCAAGGCAACGGGCAAGGGCATCGTTGTTGCCCATGATTCCTGAATAGTGGTGACCCAGTCCCATGACAACGGCACCGGTCAGGGTGGCAAGGTCCACAACGCAGCAGGGGTTGTACTCGTTAATTCCCCAGGCAAGGGCATCGGCCAGGATCATTCTTCCCTCTGCGTCCGTGTTGACAATCTCAGCGGTTTTCCCGTTAAAATGTCGGATAACGTCCCCGGGTTTCACTGCCAGGCCGCCTGACAGGTTGTCCGTTGCAGGCACAATGGCAACCACCCCCACATGGGGACGCTCTTCGGCCACGGCCTGCATGGCACACAGAACGGCAGCCCCGCCGCACATGTCGTACTTCATCTTTTCCATACCAGGGGCCGGTTTGAGACTGATGCCACCGGAATCAAAGGTAACCCCCTTGCCCACCAGCAGGAGGGTCTCTGACCGATTTTCAGGCAGATACTCCAGCACGACCAGCTTGGGCGGTTCACCCGATCCCTGGTTCACGGCAAGAATGCCACCCATGCCAAGGCGTTCCATATCGCTCTTTTCAAGGATGCGGCACCCCAGGGAATGGGCCTTTGCAAGGGTCTGGGCAAACGCTGCAAAGGCGCTGGCAGTCCAGATGTTGGCCGGTTCATTGGCCATGTTTCTTGCCTCGCAGGCAGCCAGTGCCGCCCTGCGGCCAAGGTCCATACCCTTTTCCACGGCCGGATCGGTTTTACCGGAAACAAGAAAAACCTGTTTCAATCCCAGGTATTCACGCTCCTTGCTTTCCGGCTGCTTGTACCTTACAAAACGATAATCGCCCAGGCAGAT
Coding sequences:
- a CDS encoding manganese efflux pump MntP; this encodes MNFSTILLLAVALAMDAFAVAVAAGFQLRELTGRRIFRLSWHFGLFQALMPVIGWLSGKAVVSYIEAYDHWAAFILLCWIGANMIRESFDTSSDTPQKDPTRGARLILLSLATSMDALAVGFSLAALKVSIILPVVVIGVVALVFTWIGLLLGNRMLSSRKVGKQAELMGGGILILIGVKILHEHNVF
- a CDS encoding leucyl aminopeptidase; its protein translation is MTTAQFAVNLNMEGLKGDLLVFCVNQAKERGKIVCHNLVDAQVRAAFDLGDFSGKEGETLLLYPFHSTELSVAGAARILVLGVGDSSDQKEPGGVRDLFRRAGGCIAGQCELLKVETLMVALPETPFLDPGQTAECLVEGICLGDYRFVRYKQPESKEREYLGLKQVFLVSGKTDPAVEKGMDLGRRAALAACEARNMANEPANIWTASAFAAFAQTLAKAHSLGCRILEKSDMERLGMGGILAVNQGSGEPPKLVVLEYLPENRSETLLLVGKGVTFDSGGISLKPAPGMEKMKYDMCGGAAVLCAMQAVAEERPHVGVVAIVPATDNLSGGLAVKPGDVIRHFNGKTAEIVNTDAEGRMILADALAWGINEYNPCCVVDLATLTGAVVMGLGHHYSGIMGNNDALARCLEDAGEKAGEPLWRLPLGKAYAKQIESKVADIKNIGGKSAGAITAAAYLENFVGDTPWVHMDIAGTAWDFTEKTYIPKDGPSGIGVRTLVSLIRNWQPGTIVSSR